A stretch of Sulfurimonas autotrophica DSM 16294 DNA encodes these proteins:
- a CDS encoding menaquinone biosynthesis family protein: protein MKKTLIAHSPDADDIFMYYAIKFGWVDMKDTHFDNIAKDIQTLNEDALNGVYDIVAISFALYPHIKEEYAPLRTAVSFGEGYGPKVIKRKGQKLKRNFKVALSGEHTTNAMLFRIAYPDARITYMNFLEIEDAVKEGKVDAGVLIHESILTFADELEVEREMWDIWQELAGKELPLPLGGMAIRRSLPLNRAIDYENTLTKAVQVARDHKERLSQMLLERDLVRIDGATLEKYLELYANDDSITLSPVQYEAINKLFEIGYEHGFYDRPVNVHDYLIPTQYTELRES, encoded by the coding sequence ATGAAAAAAACTCTTATAGCACACTCACCTGACGCCGACGATATTTTTATGTACTATGCCATCAAATTTGGATGGGTAGATATGAAAGATACGCACTTTGACAACATTGCAAAAGATATACAAACACTCAATGAAGATGCACTTAATGGTGTATACGACATTGTAGCCATCAGTTTTGCTCTGTATCCACATATAAAAGAAGAATATGCACCACTAAGAACTGCTGTAAGTTTTGGTGAGGGTTATGGTCCTAAGGTAATTAAGAGAAAAGGTCAAAAACTCAAACGTAATTTCAAAGTGGCTTTAAGCGGGGAGCATACAACAAATGCAATGCTTTTTCGCATAGCTTACCCTGACGCACGAATAACTTACATGAATTTCTTAGAAATTGAAGATGCCGTCAAAGAGGGAAAAGTTGATGCAGGTGTACTCATACATGAGAGCATCCTTACTTTTGCGGATGAGCTTGAAGTCGAGCGTGAAATGTGGGATATTTGGCAGGAACTTGCAGGAAAAGAGTTACCTCTGCCTCTTGGCGGGATGGCAATTCGCCGTTCACTTCCGCTTAATCGTGCGATTGATTATGAAAATACCCTCACAAAAGCCGTGCAAGTTGCACGAGATCATAAAGAGAGACTCTCACAAATGCTTCTAGAACGCGATTTGGTTCGCATAGATGGAGCGACGCTTGAGAAATATCTTGAACTTTATGCAAATGATGATTCAATCACTTTAAGCCCTGTGCAATATGAAGCAATCAATAAACTCTTTGAAATTGGCTATGAGCATGGCTTTTATGACAGACCTGTCAATGTTCATGATTATCTCATTCCTACACAATACACAGAACTAAGAGAGTCGTAA
- a CDS encoding general stress protein, producing the protein MSKKVLVKVYDTYDEAAEVVNKLLENGVLKKYISVIAKGEQEEKNEFEYNKNSENMIFWGEQGAFWGGLWGLLSGGILFWTPGVGPIVATGRILTAIAGMAGAAVMFGATGAMTAWLIDLGIEKSLAKEYGDMIQDNKILVIVHGDEDAIEIAKKTLGEE; encoded by the coding sequence ATGAGTAAAAAAGTATTGGTAAAAGTATATGATACATATGATGAGGCTGCTGAAGTTGTGAATAAATTGTTGGAAAACGGCGTACTGAAAAAATATATTTCTGTAATTGCAAAAGGCGAGCAGGAAGAAAAAAATGAATTTGAATATAATAAAAACAGTGAAAATATGATATTTTGGGGTGAACAGGGCGCTTTTTGGGGTGGACTCTGGGGACTACTCAGCGGTGGAATTCTTTTTTGGACTCCGGGAGTCGGACCGATTGTAGCAACTGGACGAATATTGACAGCCATAGCAGGCATGGCAGGCGCTGCTGTGATGTTTGGTGCAACAGGTGCAATGACGGCATGGCTTATTGATTTGGGAATTGAAAAATCTTTAGCAAAAGAGTATGGCGATATGATACAAGACAATAAGATTTTAGTTATCGTTCACGGCGATGAAGATGCCATAGAAATAGCAAAAAAAACTTTAGGCGAAGAGTAA
- a CDS encoding TIGR04219 family outer membrane beta-barrel protein → MKKILSTIAMSTFLSVSLCADITKVEIGAGAWGQTPSGTANYDRGLGITGTNTFDETKDTSPYVWMLIKHPIPVVPNIRLEYTSIHATGKASGSWNGLNAPANTKSVLDIKEYDIIPYYNLVDNTFWTTLDLGLDIKVLDLDYKVEPNGLFTGYEDTYTAPIPLVYARVRVEIPTTNIGLEGDAKYVTTGSSTIYDARVKVDYTFNISPVVQPALEIGYRKQKIKIDENNLDVKTDMDFSGFFAGLMLRF, encoded by the coding sequence ATGAAAAAAATATTATCTACTATTGCTATGAGCACATTTTTGAGTGTCTCGCTCTGTGCTGATATTACAAAAGTTGAAATCGGTGCAGGTGCATGGGGACAGACACCATCGGGGACAGCTAACTATGACAGAGGTTTAGGAATAACTGGTACAAATACTTTTGATGAGACAAAAGATACATCTCCTTATGTTTGGATGCTTATTAAACATCCGATTCCCGTAGTTCCAAACATCAGACTGGAATATACGAGTATTCATGCAACCGGTAAGGCAAGTGGTTCATGGAATGGTTTAAACGCACCTGCAAACACAAAGAGTGTTTTGGACATTAAAGAGTATGATATTATTCCATACTATAATCTTGTTGACAATACTTTTTGGACAACACTTGATTTGGGACTTGATATAAAAGTATTGGATTTGGATTATAAAGTAGAGCCAAATGGCTTATTTACCGGGTATGAAGACACTTACACAGCACCAATTCCACTTGTATATGCACGAGTGAGAGTAGAAATACCAACAACAAATATTGGACTAGAAGGTGATGCAAAGTATGTGACAACAGGCTCATCAACTATATATGATGCACGCGTAAAAGTTGATTATACATTTAATATTTCGCCAGTTGTGCAACCCGCTCTTGAAATTGGTTACAGAAAACAAAAAATTAAAATAGATGAAAATAATTTGGATGTAAAAACAGATATGGATTTTTCAGGTTTCTTTGCAGGTTTAATGCTGCGTTTTTAA
- a CDS encoding UDP-N-acetylmuramate dehydrogenase, whose translation MQFKTIDFSKYSSFKIGGIVDVALLQNNFENINDYYLIGSCNNTLIGPNPPKLMMLDKQYDYIKIENDLLKIGGATPSGKIASFCKKHNITNFEFVSHLPGKLGGLVYMNAGLKEFEIFNHLEYITTPNGLKRKKEINFGYRFTNIHEPILEAAFELEYGFSREKVAMFKTMRVNQPSTPSAGSCFKNPEGDYAGRLIEAVGLKGKKVGNMEFSTEHANFLVNHGGGTFEDAVYLINEAQKRVFEEFGIKLELEIIILDTQTKTLF comes from the coding sequence ATGCAGTTTAAAACTATTGATTTTTCAAAATATTCCTCTTTTAAAATCGGAGGCATTGTAGATGTTGCTCTTTTACAAAATAATTTTGAAAATATTAATGATTATTACCTTATAGGCTCATGCAACAATACTCTCATTGGCCCAAATCCCCCAAAACTTATGATGCTGGACAAACAATATGACTATATTAAAATAGAAAACGACCTGCTAAAAATCGGCGGCGCTACACCCTCTGGAAAAATCGCCTCTTTTTGTAAAAAACACAATATTACAAACTTTGAGTTTGTTTCTCATCTTCCGGGAAAACTCGGAGGGCTTGTCTATATGAATGCGGGACTCAAAGAGTTTGAAATTTTCAATCATCTTGAATATATTACAACGCCTAACGGGCTCAAGAGAAAAAAAGAAATTAACTTCGGATATAGATTTACAAATATTCATGAGCCCATACTTGAAGCAGCTTTTGAATTAGAATATGGATTCAGCCGAGAAAAAGTTGCAATGTTTAAAACTATGCGGGTAAACCAACCATCGACGCCAAGTGCAGGAAGCTGTTTTAAAAATCCTGAGGGAGATTATGCGGGAAGACTCATAGAAGCAGTCGGACTCAAGGGCAAAAAAGTCGGCAATATGGAATTTAGCACAGAACATGCAAATTTTTTAGTCAATCACGGCGGCGGTACGTTTGAAGATGCCGTTTATCTTATAAATGAGGCACAAAAAAGAGTTTTTGAAGAGTTTGGTATAAAACTTGAGTTAGAAATTATTATACTCGACACGCAGACAAAAACTCTTTTTTGA
- the fliQ gene encoding flagellar biosynthesis protein FliQ, producing the protein MEAKLIGLGVQTFQIALYLALPALLTGMLAGLAISIFQATTQINEMTLSFIPKIIGVVIVIVLTMPWMLNEMTDFSIGVFNMIPTFVE; encoded by the coding sequence ATGGAAGCAAAACTCATCGGTTTAGGCGTTCAGACATTTCAAATAGCACTTTATTTGGCACTGCCGGCACTGCTTACGGGAATGCTTGCAGGTCTTGCTATCAGTATATTTCAGGCAACAACGCAAATCAATGAGATGACCCTTTCTTTTATTCCAAAAATCATCGGTGTTGTTATAGTCATTGTTCTTACTATGCCGTGGATGCTCAATGAAATGACCGATTTTTCTATCGGCGTTTTTAATATGATTCCAACATTTGTCGAGTAA
- the tpx gene encoding thiol peroxidase — protein sequence MATTKFKGTDVELLGNEVNVGDKAPEVNVVNSEGLGDVKVGGAQGEKQLIIVVPSLDTGVCATETRNFNAKASELDGVKTVVVSMDLPFAAGRFCSAEGIDKLTVASDFRNKDFANAYGVLLGGSPLAGVTARAIFVIDANGVVTYKEIVPEITEEPQYDAAIEAAKK from the coding sequence ATGGCAACAACTAAATTCAAAGGTACAGACGTAGAGTTATTAGGAAATGAAGTAAATGTTGGAGATAAAGCTCCTGAGGTTAACGTTGTTAACTCAGAAGGTTTAGGTGACGTAAAAGTTGGTGGAGCTCAAGGTGAGAAACAACTTATAATCGTAGTTCCTTCTTTAGATACAGGTGTATGTGCTACTGAAACTCGTAACTTCAATGCAAAAGCTTCAGAACTTGACGGTGTTAAAACTGTTGTTGTTTCTATGGACCTTCCATTTGCTGCAGGACGTTTTTGTTCAGCTGAAGGAATCGACAAATTAACTGTTGCTTCAGATTTCAGAAACAAAGATTTCGCAAACGCTTACGGTGTACTTTTAGGTGGTTCTCCACTTGCCGGTGTTACTGCAAGAGCTATATTCGTTATTGATGCGAACGGTGTTGTAACGTATAAAGAGATTGTTCCAGAAATTACTGAAGAACCTCAGTATGACGCTGCAATAGAAGCTGCTAAAAAATAG